A window of Rhinolophus ferrumequinum isolate MPI-CBG mRhiFer1 chromosome X, mRhiFer1_v1.p, whole genome shotgun sequence contains these coding sequences:
- the CPXCR1 gene encoding CPX chromosomal region candidate gene 1 protein, whose translation MTSPTKEGSDPTDNALENSENEAPNTDTEPSSAESNMMSQVESTPINRELDLPTSQEHAAPQEAENNKLEAEKNQGDPQEAVKEEESLLIQIPIPRKWIFLMSGLGRITPLNTLVKTDGKKPLNNRARFCLGNMGKPSNLCYSTINYKVPYQFSISWRRPFISRHVVRSMTLHLLCRRYFSQAAGHRNTTWVKQQYVAFLTNPNVHPHGERAIIFRRPSRIFCYRPLLERIILKRMSESTYTKGKKNFHIFVRSVHYIPRAHFENAFNRRVFESHLRSHHNMRVVIRNTSDGWKFLCPICGSSFNTFVEFRQHSCNSPGN comes from the coding sequence ATGACTTCTCCTACTAAAGAAGGAAGTGATCCAACTGACAATGCTCTCGAAAATTCAGAGAATGAGGCTCCAAATACAGATACAGAGCCTTCATCTGCTGAATCTAATATGATGTCTCAGGTGGAAAGCACGCCAATAAACAGGGAGCTAGACCTACCAACCTCTCAGGAGCATGCTGCTCCTCAAGAAGCCGAAAATAATAAGCTTGAAGCAGAGAAGAACCAAGGAGATCCTCAAGAAGCTGTAAAAGAAGAAGAGTCCCTTCTAATTCAGATTCCCATTCCTAGAAAGTGGATCTTCCTCATGTCAGGATTAGGGAGAATTACCCCTCTGAATACACTAGTGAAAACTGATGGAAAGAAACCCTTAAATAACAGAGCAAGATTCTGCTTAGGAAACATGGGAAAACCAAGTAATTTGTGTTATTCCACCATAAATTACAAAGTTCCTTACCAGTTCTCAATTTCATGGAGAAGGCCATTCATTAGTAGGCATGTGGTGAGAAGCATGACTCTTCATCTGCTATGTAGGAGATATTTCTCTCAGGCTGCAGGTCATCGAAATACCACATGGGTAAAGCAACAATATGTGGCATTTCTTACAAATCCAAATGTCCACCCTCATGGGGAAAGAGCCATAATATTTCGAAGACCTTCAAGGATATTCTGCTACCGTCCTCTCCTTGagagaataatattaaaaagaatgtccGAATCAACTTATactaaagggaaaaagaatttcCACATTTTTGTAAGGTCTGTGCACTATATCCCACGGGCCCATTTTGAAAACGCATTTAATAGAAGAGTTTTTGAGAGTCATTTGAGATCACACCATAACATGAGGGTGGTGATCAGAAATACCAGTGACGGTTGGAAATTCCTATGTCCCATTTGTGGGAGTAGTTTCAACACTTTCGTTGAATTTAGACAGCATTCTTGCAACTCTCCTGGGAATTAA